The Cydia pomonella isolate Wapato2018A chromosome 9, ilCydPomo1, whole genome shotgun sequence sequence CTCGTCGTCGCTCTCATCGTCGTCGCCGCCCTCCTTCTTTTTCTCCAGCATCACAAGGTTCTTCCACTGCGACAGGTCCTCGCCCTCGCCGGCCTTGCGCAGGTTGTACTGCGGAGGCGCGCGGGCCGCGTTGCGCAGCGCCTTGTACTCGTCGAGCGTGAGCTCGCGCACTTCCTCCTCGGGTGCCGCGCGCTCGGGCTCCGCACCGGCCTGTGCGTCTCCGCCGGCGCCCGCTCCGGGCTCCGCTACGGGCTTCTCCTCGCCGACCTCGCCCTCGGATCCGGTTTTGTTCAGCTCGTCCATATCGTCCTTGATGGTGCCCCAGTTGTGAGGCCCGCCGCCCTCGCGCTTGTCGACGGGCTTCACGCCGGTCTTATCGGAACCGGACCTCCTGTCGAACTCGCGCTTGCCCCGGTTGTCGTAGGGCGGCCGCGGCCCGCGCGGACCGTCACGATCGCGGGGCTCACGTGGAGGCCTAGGTCCGCGACGTTCGGCACCCTCGCCGTTGTCGTTGAAGTTGCGCCTTTCGAAATTAGGCCTGCGCTCCCGGTCGCCGAATTCTCTACGCGGTGGCCTCGGCGCGCCATCCTTGTTGTCGACGGCTCCGTTCTGCGGCCGGTCCTCGCGGCGTCGCGGAGGTGGACGTTCCGCATTGCGGTCGTTAGCACGAGGGGGTCCCTTACTCTTTTGTTGTTCGCCGCTTTTATTGTCTTGGGACTTCACATTTTGAGTTTCTTTGATACCTTTCCTCACGGCAACACTACCACCCTTAGGCTTGGATTCGGGCTTgcccttattttctttttcGGCTTCTTTGGTCTTCTTTTTGAGCTCCTTGGCCTGCTCTCGCGCTTTTAACGCATCAAGAGGATCGGACTCGTCGTCCAAAAAAAGAGCGTATCTGTTAACGACCCCCACACCGTAGGAATTCTCCATTGTGATCCTCTTGATGATTTAATCACACAATAACTGGATGTTGTTGGATATTTTTACGCACTCTAGTAAGGCGACATTTTGtcttattttattgatttcatTTAATATGGCGGACAAACGCACCAGCACGCCATATGACGAAAGGGAAAGAATAGAGAATGAATGAAAATGGCGGATTAAAAAAGT is a genomic window containing:
- the LOC133521612 gene encoding SERPINE1 mRNA-binding protein 1-like, which produces MENSYGVGVVNRYALFLDDESDPLDALKAREQAKELKKKTKEAEKENKGKPESKPKGGSVAVRKGIKETQNVKSQDNKSGEQQKSKGPPRANDRNAERPPPRRREDRPQNGAVDNKDGAPRPPRREFGDRERRPNFERRNFNDNGEGAERRGPRPPREPRDRDGPRGPRPPYDNRGKREFDRRSGSDKTGVKPVDKREGGGPHNWGTIKDDMDELNKTGSEGEVGEEKPVAEPGAGAGGDAQAGAEPERAAPEEEVRELTLDEYKALRNAARAPPQYNLRKAGEGEDLSQWKNLVMLEKKKEGGDDDESDDEYDIADYPQRVGRQKRVLGIEFTFNDQARRGAAGGRGRGRGRGRGRGAPGAGPGSGAGAGPAPAPREDAAPEERPPPRSHPAPPKVDDSKDFPSLG